TCCATTCGACAATGCCCGAGTATGCGTATATGTACGGCATTAAGTACGAAGATTATAAACAATATAAAGTACGCAAGTACGGCTTCCACGGCACGAGCCACGCCTATGTTTCGGGCAGGGCTGCTGCGCTCATGGGCACGGACAAGATCAAAACTATCGTTTGCCACCTTGGTAACGGCGCGAGCATAAGCGCGGTTAAGGACGGCAAATGCATAGATACTTCTATGGGTCTAACTCCGCTCGAAGGTCTTATTATGGGCACGCGCAGCGGCGATATTGATCCCGCAGTAGTCGAATACCTTATGGGCAAGAAAGGCTACGACGTTCACCAAATGACGAACTACCTCAACAAAGAGTGCGGCGTAGACGGCATTAGCGGGGTCAGTTCCGATTTCAGACTGCTCGAAGAAGCTATGAAAGCAGGCAATCCCAGAGCAAAGCTTGCCGTGGATATGTTCTCGTACAGAGTTAAGAAGTACGTCGGCTCGTACGCTGCGGCGCTCGGCGGACTTGACTGCTTGGTGTTTACGGGCGGTATCGGCGAGCACACCGATTTCGTGCGCGAAGCCGTTTGCCGCGATATGCAGTATATGGGCGTTGAGCTCGACGAAAAGCTTAATCTCAATGCACCGCGCGACCAGGAAGTGCTTATCAGCACCAAGAAGTCCAAGGTAAAGATTTATATTATACCTACCAACGAAGAACTCTATATCGCACGCGAAACGTTAAAGCATAAAGACGATTGAGAACTTCGATCAAAAACGAAATAATCAATCTGCTGTATCCCGACGATATTAAGTGTATCGTTTGCGGTATGGAAATGCACCCGACCCGTTACGGGCTGTGCGAAAATTGCAAGATTGATCTTAACGTAAACTATTGCGTTAGGTGCGGCAGGCATAAGGTAGGCGTGAGCGACTATTGCGGCGAATGCGCCGAAATGAGCTTATACTTCGACGAAGCTCGGTCAGCCGTCAATTACACGGGCAACGCGCAAGGCTTGGTGCGTAGGCTTAAATACGGCAAATCGCCGTTCCTGGCCAAGCAAATGAGCGCGTTTATGCTCGATATACTTTTAACAAGCGATTGGGCGATAGATTGTATTACTTTCGTTCCCATGCATAAAACACGGTTTAAAAAGCGCGGGTATAACCAAGCCGAGCTTTTGGCGCAGTGGATCGCGGACGGCACGGACGCACCGTGTATAAGCTTGCTCGATAAAATCAAACCGACCGTCAATCAGGCGCGGCTGGATAGGGAAGCGCGTATCGCGAATTTGCGCGGCTCGTTTTCGATCATTCAAAAACCGCCAGAACGCGTGCTTTTGATCGACGACGTAATGACTACGGGCTCGACCGCGAGTGAGTGCGCCAAAACGCTCAAAAAGGCGGGCGCGCGTGTCGTGTATCTTTTGACGTTTGCATCCGTTCCCGAGCGACCTTTGCTCGATAAACCCATGCAAAATATACGGGATTTTCGTAGATAAATAACTTGACTATCGGCGCTTAAAGTGATAAAATAGTAACGGTATAGTGTTTTACCGAAATTGAATTTACGTAGCGGTTGATTTTACCGTAATTACCGTTGCGGAGCAATAAACACAAAAAATATTTAAGGAGAGTGGTTTATGACCCTACTATCAAGTACGGTGGTTGTTTTATGTGCTGTTTTGCCCGTAATCGCGCTGATAGTCGGCGCCGTCGGCGGTATATTCGGTTATCGAATTTACCAAAACAAGCGACTCGGCGCGGCGAAGCAAGCGGCAAATAAAATGCTCGAAGACGCCGTAAACGAAGTAAAAGAAATGCGTAAGACCGCTAACCGCGAGGCAAAGGAAGAACTTGAAAAAGACCGCGCCGCGCAGGAGCGGGAATTGCGCGAAAAGCAGTCCAATATCTCGCGTTCTGAGCAGCGCTTGCTTCAAAAGGAAGAGAACTTGGACAAGAAAGAGCAATTGCTCGACAAAAAGTCTGACGAGCTCGAAGCGCAGCGCAACTCGTTGGCGCAAAAGCATGCCGAAGCAGATAAGCTCAAAGCCGAGCTTGCAGCGGCTAACAGCAAGATTCTGGACGAAATTCAGCACGTAGCCGGTATGTCGAAGGACGAGGCGAAATCTCAGCTTATCGACGCCATTCGTGACGAAGCCAAGCACGACGCCGCCAAAATGGTGCGCGAGATCGATGCCGAAGCTAAGGAAGAAGCGGACAAGCGCGCTCAAAAAATCGTATCGCTTGCGGTACAGCGTTGCGCAGTCGATCACAGCGCGGAAATAACCGTATCAACGGTCGCACTGCCCAACGACGAAATGAAAGGCCGAATAATCGGCAGAGAAGGCAGGAATATCCGTGCGCTTGAAACGGCGACGGGCTGCGATCTTATTATTGACGATACCCCCGAAGCAGTCGTTCTTTCGTGCTTCGATCCCATCCGTCGCGAGGTCGCGCGTATCGCGCTCGAAAAGCTTATAAGCGACGGTCGTATCCATCCCGGCAGGATCGAGGATCTTGTCGAGAAAGCGCAAAAGGAAGTCGACGTCAAGATCAAGGAAGCGGGCGAGAACGCTATGTACGAAACGGGCGTGTTCGGTTTGAGCCCCGAGCTTGTTAAGATTCTGGGCAGGCTGCGCTTCCGTACCAGCTACGGACAAAACGTTTTACGCCATTCTATCGAAGCTTCCAACCTTGCGGGCGTTATGGCTGCCGAGCTCGGCGCTAACGTTCAGCTGTGCAAGCGTGCGGGACTTTTGCACGATATAGGCAAGGCGCTCGACCACGAGATCGACGGAACGCACGTTTCTATCGGTGTGGACGTTGCCAAAAAGTACAAGGAAAGCAAGGAAGTCGTGCATTGTATCGCTGCGCACCATAACGACGTCGAGCCCGAAACCATCGAGGCTATAATCGTACAGTGTGCTGACGCTATTTCGGGCGCAAGACCCGGCGCGCGGCGTGAATCGCTCGATAACTACGTTAAACGGCTCGAAAAGCTCGAAGAAATCGCGAACGGGTACGAGGGCGTGGAAAAGGCGTTTGCCGTACAGGCAGGGCGTGAAGTGCGTATTATCGTTAAGCCCGAGATCGTCGACGACGTTAAGGCTATGTATATGTCCAAAGAGATCGCCAAGCAGATCGAGCAGGATATGCAGTATCCCGGACAAATCAAGGTCAACGTTATTCGCGAAACTCGCGCCGTTGAATATGCCAAATAGTGTTACTTCTTTGAAAAGAAGTCACCAAGAAACTTTAATGTCGTGTATATACTTGGGTGTTTGATTGATCATCACACCCGAGTATTTTTTTGTCGTTATTAATTTCTTTGCGCCACTCTATCTTGTCTAATCTTATTTTAAAATAAACGACTTAATATATACTTTTTCAACAAATACGGACAATTTTGTCCGTATTTTTTTTGTTATTATAAAAAATATGAAGATAGAGCATTACAAGAAATCCGACGAGCTACACGTTAAGCTTAGCGGCGAGCTTGACGAGCATTACAGCGCGTACGTGCGTATGTCGCTCGACGAGCTGATAGACAACAACAATATCAAGCGGCTGTACATTGATATGTCAGAGCTTGCTTTTATGGACTCAACGGGCGTTGGCGTGCTTATAGGCAGGTATAAACGGCTCAAACCGCGCGGAGTTCCTATATTCATTGAGTCGCCGTCGCCGACGGTTGATAGGTTACTCGGGCTGTCGGGTATATACGATATTATGATCAAGGCAGGTTGATTGATTTATGACTAACCAAATGACAGTGATTTTCGACGCTGTGACCGATAACGAAGCTTTTGCGCGTAATACCGTAGCGGCGTTTTGCGTGGGGCTGGATCCCACTGTGGACCAAATAAACGATATTAAGACCGCCGTATCCGAAGCGGTCACCAATTGTATAGTTCACGCCTATCCAAACAAGGATAAGCGCGAGGAGATTTCTATTAGTACCTCGATTGACGACAATTCCGTACATATCGTCATATCGGATACGGGTATCGGTATCGAAGATATCGAAGCCGCAAAACAGCCGTTCTTTACCACCAAGCCGATGGAAGAACGCAGCGGTATGGGTTTTACCGTAATGGAATCGTTCATGGACAGCATTACGGTGGAGCGCAACGAGCCGAGCGGTACCGTAATTCGAATGACCAAGATCATAAGAGGTGCGGATTGGAAAGAGAAGAAACGTTAAAACTGATTTACTCGGCACAACACGGCGATAAATCGGCGTCCGAACAGCTTGTTACGCAAAATTCGCCGCTTATTAAGTCTGTTATTCGAAGATACCGAAATAAAGGCGTTGAGTACGACGACCTTTATCAGCTTGGTTGCGTTGGGTTTGTTAAAGCTATCAAGAACTTTTCGGCGGACTACGAGGTACGGTTTTCAACCTATGCCGTGCCGATGATAGCGGGCGAGGTAAAGCGGTTCTTGCGCGACGACGGACCTATCAAGGTGTCGCGCAGTACCAAAGCTTCGGCTATCAAAATATCGCGGTTTATCGAGGAGTATAAGTCAAAACACGGTGAAACGCCAACGATCGATACGATAAGTAAAGAATTCGGTATCGAACCGCAGGAAGCCGTATTTATAATGGACGCGAGCAAGTACCCGATATCCATTTACGACAGTAACGATGACAGCACGCGCACGTTGGAGGATAGGCTTCAAACGTCAGAGAGCGAGGACGAAAAGCTCGATAAAATGATGCTCAAAAAAATAATATGCGAACTTGAACCGCGCGACCGAAAAATCATTTTGCTTAGGTATTTCGCCGATAAAACACAAGCCGAAGTTGCTCGAGTGCTTAAAGTTTCACAGGTCCAAATTTCACGGTTGGAGAGCAAGATACTAAATCGAATTCGCGCCGAATATTGCGACGGATGAAATAACCATACTTGACAATGAATGCCGTACTTGTTAAAATATAGGTATGGCATTTACTCTTGATTCGATCTTTACGACCGTCACGGCGCTTCCGTCCGCATTATCGGGTATAACGGAAATTGACCCAATTGCACCGTTAAAACCGTATGTTCGGTGCTTTTGGTCGTGCGAAAATTGTAAGCGTGAATCGTATATGCGCATAATTCCCGATTGCTGCGCCGATATTATTTTCGATTTAATCGGGGGATGTGCACGGTTTGTAGGGGTTAGCGATAACAGCTTTTTGTCTAGTAATAACGGAGTATTTTTCGGGATAAGATTCTATGCTTGGGCTGTTTCGAGGTTTACGGACGAAAAAATAGATTTTCTGTTTAACGGCTCTACGCAACCCGAAAATATTTTCAAAGGCTTTTCGCGCTTTAAGATCGAATTGCTTCATGCGAACGGTAACGAACGGCGAGTAACGCTTGCGCAAAAGTATTTACTTGATTTACTCGACGAGAACATCGACGCCGATATAATGAATTGTTTATTCGCTATGATCAAGCTTAACTGTAACGTGTCCGTGCGCGATTTGTCAAACCATGTTGCGATGAGCTCTCGCACTTTGGAGCGTAAATTTTTGCGAAATATCGGCGTTTCACCTAAAACAATGACGGAGCTGATTCGCTATCAAATGCTTTGGCAGGATTGTATAAAGCCGAACTTTTGCGTTCCGGATAGTGTGGACAAATTCGGGTACTACGATCAAGCGCATTTGTATAACGATTTTAGAAAGTATCACGGGGAAGGGCTGTTCGATGCGAGGAGTCGGTATACAAACTTGTCGCGTTTTTACAATACAACGGAGTTTTGATAAAGTATAATAGTCGTAATAAACTATACAGCGAGGTTTGAAATGAACGAACAAGCATTTGAAAAAGCACTTAGCTTTATATACCGCAACGCCCGCCCGCTGGATTTGGCGCTGTGGCGATATGCTTTTGAGGGCGGAAGCCGAAAGGACGTTATCGACATATTGTCGTATTATCAAAATGCCGACGGTGGGTTCGGGCACGCAATAGAGCCCGATTTCTGGAATACCGATTCCACGCCGATAGGAACGTGGAAAGCAATTTGCATTCTTAAAGAAATCGTGATAAATGAAAATGACGTTATCGTTCAAAAAATACTTAGATATTTAGATAGCGGTAAGGATTATATCGACGGTAAGTGGTTTAATACCGTAAAAAGCAATAACGATCATCCTCATGCTATTTGGTGGGAGTGTAACGACCCCGTCGGTGTGCCTAGCGATAATCCCACCATAAGCCTTGTCGGTTTTGCTCTTAGATATGCCAAAAAGGATAGTGCGCTCTATAAAAGGGCGCATGAAATTGCCGTGCCCCTAGTCAAAGCTTTTATTAAAGAGCCGATTTGCGATATGCATATCACACCGCTCTATTTGGAGCTTTATGAATATTGTACAGAGTGTAGCGGACTAAAGGATATTGATTTAGCGGCGTTTAAAAGCGCATTGTATGAAGCCATATCGAAAACGGTTTGCCACGATCATGATAAATGGCTTACAGAATACGTTTGTAAGCCGTCGGTTTTCTACGATAGATCGGGGCTTTTATTCGACATTTTAGGGCGTGATTTGTGCTTAAAAGAGGGCGAAATGCTTATTAAAGAGCAGCTCGTTGACGGCTCGTATCCCGTTCCGTGGTTATGGCATAACGATTACAACGAGTATTACGTTGCGGCCAATTGGTGGAAATCGTCAATGCTTCGTATAAATATGTTATACCTAAAAGATTTAAAATTGATTTGATTACTTAATAAAAAAACGGAGTAGTGTCAGGCGGCGCTACTCCGTTTTTTATTATTTATTAAGTATGTAATAGTCGGTAAATTGTTCGCCCTCGTTACCAATAAGCGGAGTATCGGCGAGCTTAAAGCCGAGTTTTTCTATTGCCGATCTGCGTTCGGTAGCAAACGGATTAACTTTCGTTATTATCTTATCGCACCAGAATAAATCGTAAACGCTGTCCTTAATAGCCGAAATTATCTCGAATATATCGTTTTTATTTTCGTAGTCGCTGTGAATGTCGAGCCGCAGGAGTCCGCCGTTTTTATATGTTTCGCTTTCGTCGTCGCGGTGGAAAAGCTCTATCGTGCCGATGGCAGTATCGGTCGATTTATCGACTACCGCCCAGCGCACGAAATAGCCTTGTTCGTAGCTCCACAGCCAAAACTTAACGGCTTCCGCCATGCGTTCGAGCGTTGTATAATGAAAATCGTCGCCGTGGCAGTTATCGCCATTAAAGAAAGGAACGGCTTTTTCGTCGGAATAAACTTTAAGCAAGTCGTCGGCGTCGTTTGATTTTAAGGCGCGGAGAATAAATTTATTGCTCTCGAATTGCGGTAATTGTTTAAAAACATCCATAATTAAAACCTCTGTCGATATTTTATAATACGCAGTGCCAAATGTCAATCGTATTTTCGAAAATGACTGCTGCAATGAATAATAATTTTTATCTTTATACAAATTAGTGATATGAGAAATAAAGATACAAAAATCGGCGAGGGATTGTTTGTCGTTACCGAGCGTGAATTGCTCGTTAAATCGGTCAAGCCTCGCGAGAAAAACAGGGGTTAAGCGCATTATGTTTGAAAATGCCAAAACGGTAAAGGCTCGAAACGAGCAATATAACAAGTACGTCGAAACGGTTACGCCAAAGACGAGCATCCCGAAAGCTTTGTTCCACAGCTTTATTTTCGGCGGAGCTACGTGCATGATCGGTCAGGGTATAGGCGATATAACCATGATCATCGCGCCCGATATGCCCAAGGATATGGTGGCTAATATAGCGTCCATGATACTTGTTACCGTCGCTATTCTTTTGACGGGCTTAGGCGTGTTTGACGTGATAGCGCGACAGGGCGGCGCGGGTTCGTTTCTGCCGATCACGGGGTTTGCCAACGCAATGGCGAGCGCGTCCATGGAATTCAAAACCGAAGGACTGATTTTCGGTACGAGCGTAAAGCTTTTTTCGGTCGTGGGTCCCGTCGTAGTCAACGGTATTGTTTGGTCGACCGTAGCAGGGCTTGCAAATCTTCTTATTTTGGGAAGGTATTAGTATGGCATTGTTTAGAAAATCAAAAAAAGACTCGGTGGAAACCGAGGAGAATATCGTCGGTTTAAATAATATTCCGTCGACCCGTCAGCGTATTATTAAGTTCAACAATTCGCCGCGTATCGTGGGGCGAATGAGCGTTGTCGGCGAGAAAGAAGCGAAAGGTCCTGTCGGTAAGTATTTTTCCAAGTGCGAAGTCGACGATAAAATGGGCGAAAAGACGTTTGAGCGCGCCGAAATAAGAATGTTTGATACGGCGGTGCGCGGCGCGGTACGCGACGCAAAACTCACGCTCGAAGATATCGACGTTATGGTGTCGGGCGATCTTCTCAATCAGATGACTACTTCGAGCTATGCCGCGCGCGATCTCGGTATACCGCATATAGGCATTTACGGCGCGTGCTCGACAATGACCGAGGGGCTTATGCTTTCGGCCATACTTGTAGACAGCTCGTACTATTCCAACGTGTTATGCGCCGCATCGAGCCATTTTGCCACGGCGGAGCGACAGTTCAGGTACCCGTTGGAATACGGTTGTCAGCGTCCGCCCTATGCGCAATGGACGGTCACGGGCGCGGCGGCTTCCGTCGTATCCAAAAATACAGAGGAGACAAAAAGCTTTCCGCGTATTGTCATGGCGCTTCCCGGACTTATAACCGATTACGGCGTAAACGACCTGAATAACATGGGCGCGGCAATGGCGCCCGCCGCTATGGATACTCTATATACGTTGTTTACACAGTCGGGCTATGACGAAAAAGATTTCGATTTGATAATAACGGGCGATCTCGGTAAGCTCGGCTCGGATATTCTTCGCGATCTTATGCGCGATCGCGGAATAAAGCTTGGGCAAAACTATATAGACTGCGGCAATATTATTTACGACGTCGAACAAAAATGTTACCAGGGCGGAAGCGGGTGCGCGTGCTCGGCTACGATATTCAATTCCTTCGTCATGGATAAGCTGATGAGCGGCGAGTACAAGCGCGTTGCATATCTTGCGACAGGTGCGCTTATGAGTACGCAAAGCTGCTACCAGGGCGAAACGATACCCGGAATTTCGCACGCGGTTATAGTCGAAAGTCCGTTTGGGGGTGAAGAATGAACGAAGTTTGGCAAAACATAGCTACGTATGCAATAGTTTTTGCGGTCGGCGGTGCGTTGTGCGCGATAGCCGAGCTGTTGATCGTCCGCACCAAACTCACGCCCGCGCGAATATTGGTAATATT
Above is a window of Clostridiales bacterium DNA encoding:
- a CDS encoding sigma-70 family RNA polymerase sigma factor, with the translated sequence MEREETLKLIYSAQHGDKSASEQLVTQNSPLIKSVIRRYRNKGVEYDDLYQLGCVGFVKAIKNFSADYEVRFSTYAVPMIAGEVKRFLRDDGPIKVSRSTKASAIKISRFIEEYKSKHGETPTIDTISKEFGIEPQEAVFIMDASKYPISIYDSNDDSTRTLEDRLQTSESEDEKLDKMMLKKIICELEPRDRKIILLRYFADKTQAEVARVLKVSQVQISRLESKILNRIRAEYCDG
- a CDS encoding SpoVA/SpoVAEb family sporulation membrane protein; translation: MFENAKTVKARNEQYNKYVETVTPKTSIPKALFHSFIFGGATCMIGQGIGDITMIIAPDMPKDMVANIASMILVTVAILLTGLGVFDVIARQGGAGSFLPITGFANAMASASMEFKTEGLIFGTSVKLFSVVGPVVVNGIVWSTVAGLANLLILGRY
- the rny gene encoding ribonuclease Y, with protein sequence MTLLSSTVVVLCAVLPVIALIVGAVGGIFGYRIYQNKRLGAAKQAANKMLEDAVNEVKEMRKTANREAKEELEKDRAAQERELREKQSNISRSEQRLLQKEENLDKKEQLLDKKSDELEAQRNSLAQKHAEADKLKAELAAANSKILDEIQHVAGMSKDEAKSQLIDAIRDEAKHDAAKMVREIDAEAKEEADKRAQKIVSLAVQRCAVDHSAEITVSTVALPNDEMKGRIIGREGRNIRALETATGCDLIIDDTPEAVVLSCFDPIRREVARIALEKLISDGRIHPGRIEDLVEKAQKEVDVKIKEAGENAMYETGVFGLSPELVKILGRLRFRTSYGQNVLRHSIEASNLAGVMAAELGANVQLCKRAGLLHDIGKALDHEIDGTHVSIGVDVAKKYKESKEVVHCIAAHHNDVEPETIEAIIVQCADAISGARPGARRESLDNYVKRLEKLEEIANGYEGVEKAFAVQAGREVRIIVKPEIVDDVKAMYMSKEIAKQIEQDMQYPGQIKVNVIRETRAVEYAK
- a CDS encoding helix-turn-helix transcriptional regulator, producing the protein MAFTLDSIFTTVTALPSALSGITEIDPIAPLKPYVRCFWSCENCKRESYMRIIPDCCADIIFDLIGGCARFVGVSDNSFLSSNNGVFFGIRFYAWAVSRFTDEKIDFLFNGSTQPENIFKGFSRFKIELLHANGNERRVTLAQKYLLDLLDENIDADIMNCLFAMIKLNCNVSVRDLSNHVAMSSRTLERKFLRNIGVSPKTMTELIRYQMLWQDCIKPNFCVPDSVDKFGYYDQAHLYNDFRKYHGEGLFDARSRYTNLSRFYNTTEF
- a CDS encoding acetate kinase, producing the protein MKVLVINAGSSSLKYQLIETDTEAVIAKGVCESIGNSNSSFTHKGSKKIDVKVAIPTHKEAIKLVLDALVDKDHGVISSMSEIAAVGHRVLHAGEDFNDSVKVTPETLKLIETNTDLGPLHMPPNIMGIKACQDVMPNAPMVAVFDTTFHSTMPEYAYMYGIKYEDYKQYKVRKYGFHGTSHAYVSGRAAALMGTDKIKTIVCHLGNGASISAVKDGKCIDTSMGLTPLEGLIMGTRSGDIDPAVVEYLMGKKGYDVHQMTNYLNKECGVDGISGVSSDFRLLEEAMKAGNPRAKLAVDMFSYRVKKYVGSYAAALGGLDCLVFTGGIGEHTDFVREAVCRDMQYMGVELDEKLNLNAPRDQEVLISTKKSKVKIYIIPTNEELYIARETLKHKDD
- a CDS encoding anti-sigma F factor; its protein translation is MTNQMTVIFDAVTDNEAFARNTVAAFCVGLDPTVDQINDIKTAVSEAVTNCIVHAYPNKDKREEISISTSIDDNSVHIVISDTGIGIEDIEAAKQPFFTTKPMEERSGMGFTVMESFMDSITVERNEPSGTVIRMTKIIRGADWKEKKR
- a CDS encoding GNAT family N-acetyltransferase encodes the protein MMDVFKQLPQFESNKFILRALKSNDADDLLKVYSDEKAVPFFNGDNCHGDDFHYTTLERMAEAVKFWLWSYEQGYFVRWAVVDKSTDTAIGTIELFHRDDESETYKNGGLLRLDIHSDYENKNDIFEIISAIKDSVYDLFWCDKIITKVNPFATERRSAIEKLGFKLADTPLIGNEGEQFTDYYILNK
- a CDS encoding anti-sigma factor antagonist (This anti-anti-sigma factor, or anti-sigma factor antagonist, belongs to a family that includes characterized members SpoIIAA, RsbV, RsfA, and RsfB.), with product MKIEHYKKSDELHVKLSGELDEHYSAYVRMSLDELIDNNNIKRLYIDMSELAFMDSTGVGVLIGRYKRLKPRGVPIFIESPSPTVDRLLGLSGIYDIMIKAG
- a CDS encoding ComF family protein, whose protein sequence is MRTSIKNEIINLLYPDDIKCIVCGMEMHPTRYGLCENCKIDLNVNYCVRCGRHKVGVSDYCGECAEMSLYFDEARSAVNYTGNAQGLVRRLKYGKSPFLAKQMSAFMLDILLTSDWAIDCITFVPMHKTRFKKRGYNQAELLAQWIADGTDAPCISLLDKIKPTVNQARLDREARIANLRGSFSIIQKPPERVLLIDDVMTTGSTASECAKTLKKAGARVVYLLTFASVPERPLLDKPMQNIRDFRR
- the spoVAD gene encoding stage V sporulation protein AD, which produces MALFRKSKKDSVETEENIVGLNNIPSTRQRIIKFNNSPRIVGRMSVVGEKEAKGPVGKYFSKCEVDDKMGEKTFERAEIRMFDTAVRGAVRDAKLTLEDIDVMVSGDLLNQMTTSSYAARDLGIPHIGIYGACSTMTEGLMLSAILVDSSYYSNVLCAASSHFATAERQFRYPLEYGCQRPPYAQWTVTGAAASVVSKNTEETKSFPRIVMALPGLITDYGVNDLNNMGAAMAPAAMDTLYTLFTQSGYDEKDFDLIITGDLGKLGSDILRDLMRDRGIKLGQNYIDCGNIIYDVEQKCYQGGSGCACSATIFNSFVMDKLMSGEYKRVAYLATGALMSTQSCYQGETIPGISHAVIVESPFGGEE